The genomic stretch GCGCGGCATGCTCACGGTCCCGGCCGGGTTCGCCGAGATGGACGACCGCCAGTTCGTCGTCTACTCTGCCACGGGGACGCTCGTCTTCGAGTCGGTGCTGGCCGCGCTCTACCTCGTCGGCGTGTCGTGGCTGTTCTGAGGGCGGAGCGACCCCGACGTGACCGGCGTCCGCGTCCTCCCGTGGCCGCTCTCCGAGCCTCGTCCGACGGCCGAGCGCGTCGCGGGAGCAACACGGTTACGTTGGTGTGCGCCGACAGGGGAGTAGCCGATGCCCCCTTCACACGTACTCGTCCCGCTCGACGGGTCGCCGCTGGCCGACGACGCGCTCGTCCACGCCCTAGAGACGTTCGACTGTCGGACGACGGTCCTCAACGTGGTCCAGCCGCTCGACGCGGGCATGAGCGAGGGGGGTGTCCTCGAACCCGGCGGCGACCGACTGGCGGCCGCGCGTGAGCGTGCGGAGACGCTCGTCGACCGCGCAGCACGTCGTGCCGTCGAACTCGACCGGGAGGTGGCGACTGTCGTCGAGACGGGTGACCCCGCCGAGACCATCCTCGCGTACGTCGAGTCACACGACGTCGACCACGTCGTCATGGGCGGCCACGGCGGCACGCAGGACGGCCTCGCCCGTCGGCTGCTCGGTACCGTCGCGACGGCGGTCGTCGGCGAGGCACCCGTGTCGGTCACCGTGGTCCGGTGAGAGCCGCCGCCCGCCCCGTCAGACGGCCCCGCCCAGTACGACGGCGAACGCCCGGTACAGCCCGAAGCCGACGGCGACCGACGCCACGAGTGTGAGCACCCAAAAGAGGAGCGTCACGCCGATTTTCCGCCGCGAGACGCCCGCCGACCCGCCCGCGAGCCCCCCGCCGATGACGCCCGAGATGATGATGTTGTTGAACGAGATGGGGATGCCGAGCGTGATGGCGAGCTGGGCGATGATGAACCCCGGAACCAGCGCGGCGATGGAGCGGCGCACGCCGAGTTGGGCGTACTCGCGGGAGGTTGCCTGGAGGAGTCGCGGGGCACCCATCCAGGCCCCACCGAGGATGCCGGTCGCTCCCACGGCCAACAGCGCGATTCCGGGGAGCCCGAGTTCGGCGCGATAGAGGTTCTCGAGGGGTCCCGTCGCGAGCCCCACCTGGCTTCCCCCGCTGGAGAAGGCGACGACGCTCCCGAGCAGCACGAGGAAGGTCCGAACCCCGCGGTCGACCGACTCCTCGGTCCGACGCTGGATGAAGCGGAAACTCACGGCCGCCGCGACGAGCGTGATCAACACGACGTCGAGTTCGACCCCGACGAGCGCCGGCGTCTCGACGATGCTCCCGAGGAAGGCCGCGAGTGAGCCCTGCGCCCCGCCGTCGGGGTCGGGAATCACGCTCAACCGGATGTTCGCGACGATGCCGCCGACGACGGCGGCGAGCAAGGGGACGCCCACGGTCTCGGGGATGTCGTCCCGCCGAAGCACCGTTGCCGTGAGATACGCCAGCCCACCCGAAACGGGGGGGACGAGGACCCAGAACGTCGCGATGCGTCGGTACGTCTCGAACGCCGGCGTCCCGCCCAGCGAGAGCCCGACACCGACCATCGCGCCCGTCGTGGCGAACGCGGCCGGGACGGGGTAGCCCGTGTAGACGCCGAACGCCATGAACGCCGTCGCGGTCAACAGCCCGGCGGTCGCCGCGAGCGACGTGATGGAGACGCCGTTTATCAGCCCGGCTCCGACCGTCTCGGAGATGCTCCCGCCCTGGGCGAGCGCCCCCAGCGCAGCCAGGATGCCGATGAGGAACGCGGCGCGCATCGTCGAGATGGCGTTCGCGCCGATGGCCGGCGCGAAGGGCGGGGAGTTACTGTTCGCGCCGAGCGCCCAGGCGGTC from Salinigranum halophilum encodes the following:
- a CDS encoding inorganic phosphate transporter encodes the protein MVSVTFWGLVLLATVTGLATAWALGANSNSPPFAPAIGANAISTMRAAFLIGILAALGALAQGGSISETVGAGLINGVSITSLAATAGLLTATAFMAFGVYTGYPVPAAFATTGAMVGVGLSLGGTPAFETYRRIATFWVLVPPVSGGLAYLTATVLRRDDIPETVGVPLLAAVVGGIVANIRLSVIPDPDGGAQGSLAAFLGSIVETPALVGVELDVVLITLVAAAVSFRFIQRRTEESVDRGVRTFLVLLGSVVAFSSGGSQVGLATGPLENLYRAELGLPGIALLAVGATGILGGAWMGAPRLLQATSREYAQLGVRRSIAALVPGFIIAQLAITLGIPISFNNIIISGVIGGGLAGGSAGVSRRKIGVTLLFWVLTLVASVAVGFGLYRAFAVVLGGAV
- a CDS encoding universal stress protein; this encodes MPPSHVLVPLDGSPLADDALVHALETFDCRTTVLNVVQPLDAGMSEGGVLEPGGDRLAAARERAETLVDRAARRAVELDREVATVVETGDPAETILAYVESHDVDHVVMGGHGGTQDGLARRLLGTVATAVVGEAPVSVTVVR